From Thunnus albacares chromosome 22, fThuAlb1.1, whole genome shotgun sequence, the proteins below share one genomic window:
- the LOC122973390 gene encoding interferon-induced very large GTPase 1-like isoform X2 has product MTESVSTMDNSEEEEDFYDAPDVFLELYCEEGDSPATPQSDYVPPPEVTVLHAGTETVSLGLTPTDSSVRYKLHIDYSSDTHGGSVIVEESSTVDVDGLHPGTEYTFRITRRAENGNQSETASVSVFTDPSPPAQITVYQVNSESLSLRWDTPAGEVESYIVTCCSEESCVQELTTNTNSLTFSSLKPGVCYSLQVSAQLKNGRRSKPVVTSSRTKTHLESLLKDLDLEQHYSDKLSLSTILQIDEKTISEELDLPWYFLKKLMMVNVTARNVKCTSAYDSTCDAMSWNTEFDLDNLVNSPNSGDTVNPLDIINALFLCSDGFVQQEMALKMSMCQFSVPLLLPNCDTKQCTLMLWAMRDIVKKYRPQSLSESKGFIEDRVVLSNLPMISFVRLGECSLSKSEILNKLLSNSQQYHDTFVHHNMECGDSPRRISNGLVEITWYLPCGNKNMDLFSEPVTVANLRGDIASFETQYSFLCQTSAAVFVFFDNLDSEYRLLTNQHHKAQIFLVGNHQSKRFRLDALKNVATKLGLTKNLILKTKQMNDADFIKNMRKIVRDVVEKSEIKIPIEQMTDIAHELGILVDEDSPECQTAKKNADAITAEIQDTLEYKEVQLPLQGHTWKELTRLEKEEFRLRKVGSENIEKYKSDLQVEKRKLRKKQNSSDMSNAMTCFINAISSPRIERSYFLKWMRINLDNLSREKLSDLREQYKKKCQNSENKEEIKDIDRKLSNSSLGTEHFFREMGQIYEASVSLPETDPSRQQLQHLPKLCAGLLLDGFPLELVDGDASNIPLRWVSDVLSQLSDLVSPKSKILVVTVLGVQSTGKSTLLNTMFGVQFAVSSGRCTRGAFMLLIRVNEDVKKVLNCDFMVIIDTEGLKSPELAQLDDSHEHDNELATLVVGLSDITIINIAMENSTEMKDILQIVVHAFLRMKEVGKKPKCQFVHQNVSDVSAHEKNLRDRKLLLQQLNEMTQAAAKMEKKEENKSFTDVMEYSPDTGNWYIPGLWNGNPPMAPVNAGYSEAVCELKKNIIQMLGNCDSSANKISEFTEWMSSLWNAVKHENFIFSFRNSLVADAYMRLCTEFNKWEWEFKKDMYTWVTNAETRISNFGTIAVKSEIPDMTELLTCLKSEACTMLSKWETELLENLTKYFKQTEGHVYLVEGYKEDFANSSKSLRGEMERSVFNQLEAAADIRQGMVKLDSIKENHTKQLEERVCALIEECRKKKVKMTDKELDKEFDKMWTKTVKELSFSKQKASDVCTSVSYYLRANLSHKGSRACELLSQKSLQDCGLEAFKYTAEGFINRFKEFFNIQGHTVAVQKMTDSIIAACTQFISEKMERKANYHNTYTQEILHMIDERLQNNKDLKTGIDFEVSLKQHICGLAARTFQKMHEDFIHVNDPYRCLHKNKEKFRADFKDVFNERDQCQKKAEEFTNRCLKPAVEDFVNRSLGPDIIGEMLTCQQFSTRYFFQYAVLLDLLTKDDFKKYLSYICSYEDYVKEWTFDRIMEHFSDPSMVSKFEDQRLQSSIKSINDAMENAKKGKSGNLKTFVEDICKELGDKLVISQDALGAFMILNNANQEQFAHWLTQCVKDMAQALRETFKKTNIEMKLKNLHVKPQNELFTKVMGCGKQCPFCKAPCDAGGKAHTEHFASLHRSQGLGQYRFLWSGQLVTDICSSLVTSDKNFLCEATNHGSHPYKCYQEIFPDWKIPPDVSLQASDYWKYVMTKFNNEFAKEYHAQPAVIPATWKNITHKDAEASLKESFNIK; this is encoded by the exons ATCCCAGCCCTCCTGCGCAGATTACAGTCTATCAGGTCAACAGTGAGTCACTTTCTCTGCGTTGGGACACTCCTGCTGGTGAAGTGGAGAGCTACATTGTGACTTGTTGCAGTGAAGAGAGCTGTGTGCAAGAGCTGacgacaaacacaaacagtctgaCTTTCAGCAGCCTGAAGCCAGGGGTGTGTTACTCCCTCCAAGTTTCTGCACAGCTGAAGAATGGAAGAAGAAGCAAGCCAGTCGTAACATCTTCCCGCACTA AGACACACCTGGAGAGCTTATTGAAGGATCTGGACTTGGAGCAGCACTACAGTGATAAGTTGTCCTTGAGCACAATACTTCAGATTGATGAAAAGACCATTAGTGAAGAACTTGACCTTCCATGGTATTTTCTGAAGAAACTGATGATGGTTAATGTGACAGctagaaatgtaaaatgtacatcAGCATATGATTCAACCTGTGATGCTATGTCATGGAATACAGAGTTTGATCTTGACAATCTGGTCAACAGTCCAAATTCAGGTGACACTGTAAACCCCCTCGACATAATCAATGCTCTCTTTCTGTGTTCTGATGGTTTTGTACAGCAGGAAATGGCACTCAAAATGTCTATGTGTCAGTTTTCTGTGCCTCTGCTGCTTCCTAATTGTGACACAAAACAGTGCACACTCATGCTGTGGGCCATGAGAGACATTGTTAAAAAGTACAGACCTCAGTCCCTTTCTGAATCCAAGGGCTTCATTGAAGACAGAGTTGTTCTCTCGAATCTTCCAATGATATCTTTTGTGAGACTGGGTGAATGCTCCTTGTCCAAGTCAGAGATTCTCAATAAGCTTTTGAGCAATTCTCAGCAGTACCATGACACCTTTGTTCACCACAATATGGAGTGTGGCGACAGTCCAAGGAGAATATCCAATGGATTGGTTGAAATTACTTGGTACCTTCCTtgtggaaacaaaaacatggatCTTTTCAGTGAGCCAGTCACTGTAGCTAATCTCCGTGGGGACATAGCTTCATTTGAAACACAATACTCCTTTTTGTGTCAAACATCTGCTGCAGTTTTTGTATTCTTTGACAATTTGGACTCTGAGTACAGGCTACTGACCAACCAACACCACAAGGCACAGATCTTCTTGGTGGGCAACCATCAAAGCAAGCGGTTCAGACTAGATGCTCTGAAAAATGTAGCAACCAAGTTGGGATTGACTAAAAATCTCATATTGAAGACTAAACAGATGAACGATGCAGATTTTATCAAAAATATGCGGAAAATAGTCAGGGATGTAGTTGAGAAATCAGAGATAAAGATTCCAATAGAGCAGATGACTGACATTGCCCATGAACTGGGAATTTTGGTTGATGAAGACTCTCCAGAGTGCCAGACTGCCAAGAAAAATGCAGATGCCATCACTGCAGAAATTCAAGACACCCTTGAATACAAAGAAGTTCAGCTTCCCTTGCAAGGTCACACATGGAAGGAACTGACTCGCTTAGAGAAGGAAGAATTTCGGCTTCGAAAAGTTGGATCTGAAAACATAGAAAAGTACAAAAGTGATCTTCAGgtagagaaaagaaaacttcGGAAAAAACAGAACTCTTCTGACATGTCAAACGCTATGACATGCTTCATCAATGCAATATCAAGCCCAAGGATAGAGAGGTCCTATTTCCTGAAATGGATGCGAATTAACCTCGATAACCTGTCTCGAGAAAAACTGTCTGATCTCAGGGAGCAGTACAAaaagaaatgccaaaattctGAAAACAAAGAGGAGATTAAAGACATTGACAGAAAACTTTCCAACAGCTCACTGGGGACTGAACACTTCTTCCGTGAAATGGGTCAAATCTATGAAGCTTCAGTTTCTCTTCCAGAAACAGACCCATCACGTCAACAATTACAGCATCTTCCAAAACTCTGTGCAGGATTGTTACTTGATGGCTTTCCTCTTGAGCTTGTTGATGGAGATGCATCCAACATACCTCTCAGATGGGTGAGTGATGTTCTCTCTCAGCTCAGTGACTTGGTGTCTCCTAAGAGCAAGATATTGGTGGTCACAGTTCTTGGAGTTCAGAGCACAGGAAAGTCCACTCTCCTTAACACGATGTTTGGAGTGCAGTTTGCCGTCAGCAGTGGTCGATGCACTCGAGGTGCCTTTATGTTGCTCATCAGAGTCAATGAAGATGTCAAAAAAGTACTCAACTGTGACTTCATGGTGATCATTGACACTGAGGGTTTAAAGTCACCAGAGCTTGCACAACTGGATGATAGCCATGAGCATGACAATGAGCTTGCAACCCTCGTTGTGGGGCTGAGTGATATCACCATTATCAATATTGCAATGGAGAACTCAACAGAAATGAAGGATATCCTACAAATAGTTGTGCATGCTTTTCTCAGGATGAAAGAGGTAGGCAAAAAGCCCAAATGTCAGTTTGTTCACCAGAATGTGTCAGATGTTTCAGCCCATGAGAAGAACTTACGAGACAGGAAACTGCTCTTGCAACAGTTAAATGAGATGACCCAGGCAGCAgccaaaatggaaaagaaagaggagaacaAGAGCTTCACTGATGTGATGGAGTACAGTCCAGACACTGGGAACTGGTACATTCCTGGACTCTGGAATGGAAACCCACCAATGGCACCAGTCAATGCAGGGTACAGTGAAGCTGTATGTGAGCTCAAGAAGAACATCATCCAAATGTTGGGAAATTGTGACTCATCTGCTAACAAAATCTCTGAGTTTACAGAGTGGATGTCAAGCCTCTGGAATGCAGTAAAGCATGAAAACTTCATCTTCAGCTTCAGAAACAGCCTAGTGGCGGATGCCTACATGAGGCTTTGCACAGAATTCAACAAATGGGAATGGGAATTCAAAAAAGACATGTACACCTGGGTCACAAATGCTGAAACAAGAATTTCCAATTTTGGCACAATTGCTGTGAAATCGGAGATACCTGACATGACAGAACTTCTCACGTGTTTGAAAAGTGAAGCTTGCACAATGCTGTCGAAATGGGAGACAGAGCTTCTTGAAAATTTGACAAAGTACTTCAAGCAGACAGAGGGTCATGTCTACCTAGTTGAAGGATACAAAGAGGACTTTGCAAACAGTTCAAAGAGCCTTCGAGGAGAAATGGAAAGGTCTGTGTTTAATCAGCTCGAAGCAGCAGCTGACATCAGACAGGGTATGGTAAAGCTGGATAGCATCAAGGAGAATCACACAAAACAATtagaggagagagtgtgtgcattAATTGAAGAATGTCGGAAGAAAAAAGTCAAGATGACAGACAAAGAGCTAGACAAAGAATTTGATAAGATGTGGACTAAAACGGTCAAGGAACTATCCTTTTCTAAACAAAAGGCTTCAGATGTCTGCACTAGTGTGTCTTACTACCTGAGAGCAAATCTCTCACATAAGGGGAGTCGTGCATGTGAATTATTAAGCCAAAAAAGTCTGCAAGATTGTGGACTGGAGGCTTTTAAATATACAGCTGAAGGATTCATTAACCGATTTAAAGAGTTCTTCAACATTCAAGGTCACACAGTCGCTGTAcaaaaaatgactgacagcaTCATAGCTGCTTGCACACAGTTTATAAgtgaaaaaatggaaagaaaagctAATTACCATAACACTTATACCCAGGAGATCCTACACATGATTGATGAGAGgctgcaaaacaacaaagatctgAAGACAGGCATTGACTTTGAAGTTTCTTTAAAACAGCACATCTGTGGTTTAGCAGCcagaacatttcagaaaatgcatGAAGATTTCATACATGTGAATGATCCTTACAGATGTctgcataaaaacaaagaaaagtttcGTGCAGATTTCAAAGATGTGTTCAATGAACGAGACCAGTGCCAGAAGAAGGCAGAAGAATTCACCAACCGATGCTTGAAGCCTGCAGTCGAAGACTTTGTCAACCGCTCCTTGGGTCCTGACATCATTGGTGAAATGCTGACATGCCAACAGTTCAGCACCCGGTATTTCTTCCAGTATGCAGTTTTACTGGATTTGCTCACCAAGGATGACTTTAAAAAGTATCTGAGCTACATTTGCTCATATGAGGATTATGTAAAGGAGTGGACATTTGACCGAATAATGGAACACTTCTCTGACCCATCTATGGTGTCTAAGTTTGAAGATCAACGACTTCAGTCAAGTATCAAAAGCATAAACGATGCCAtggaaaatgccaaaaaagGAAAGAGTGGCAACTTGAAGACATTTGTTGAAGATATCTGCAAGGAACTTGGTGATAAACTGGTCATTTCCCAGGATGCTCTTGGTGCTTTCATGATCCTTAACAATGCCAACCAGGAACAGTTTGCTCACTGGCTCACACAGTGCGTGAAGGACATGGCCCAAGCTCTTagagagacatttaaaaaaacgaacattgaaatgaaactaaaaAATCTCCACGTGAAGCCTCAGAATGAACTTTTCACCAAAGTGATGGGATGTGGTAAACAGTGTCCATTCTGCAAAGCGCCTTGTGACGCAGGAGGAAAAGCACATACTGAGCACTTTGCTTCACTACATCGGTCACAGGGTCTGGGACAATACAGGTTTCTTTGGTCAGGGCAACTTGTCACTGACATATGTTCTTCTCTTGTGACCAGTGACAAGAATTTTCTATGTGAAGCCACAAATCATGGATCTCACCCTTACAAGTGTTATCAAGAAATCTTCCCAGACTGGAAAATTCCACCGGATGTAAGCCTTCAGGCATCAGACTACTGGAAATATGTAATGACAAAGTTCAACAATGAGTTTGCTAAAGAATACCATGCACAGCCTGCTGTTATTCCTGCAACCTGGAAAAATATCACACATAAGGACGCAGAAGCTAGCCTGAAAGAGTCATTTAACATTAAGTGA
- the LOC122973390 gene encoding interferon-induced very large GTPase 1-like isoform X1, which translates to MDKSVLQSEKQCGMTESVSTMDNSEEEEDFYDAPDVFLELYCEEGDSPATPQSDYVPPPEVTVLHAGTETVSLGLTPTDSSVRYKLHIDYSSDTHGGSVIVEESSTVDVDGLHPGTEYTFRITRRAENGNQSETASVSVFTDPSPPAQITVYQVNSESLSLRWDTPAGEVESYIVTCCSEESCVQELTTNTNSLTFSSLKPGVCYSLQVSAQLKNGRRSKPVVTSSRTKTHLESLLKDLDLEQHYSDKLSLSTILQIDEKTISEELDLPWYFLKKLMMVNVTARNVKCTSAYDSTCDAMSWNTEFDLDNLVNSPNSGDTVNPLDIINALFLCSDGFVQQEMALKMSMCQFSVPLLLPNCDTKQCTLMLWAMRDIVKKYRPQSLSESKGFIEDRVVLSNLPMISFVRLGECSLSKSEILNKLLSNSQQYHDTFVHHNMECGDSPRRISNGLVEITWYLPCGNKNMDLFSEPVTVANLRGDIASFETQYSFLCQTSAAVFVFFDNLDSEYRLLTNQHHKAQIFLVGNHQSKRFRLDALKNVATKLGLTKNLILKTKQMNDADFIKNMRKIVRDVVEKSEIKIPIEQMTDIAHELGILVDEDSPECQTAKKNADAITAEIQDTLEYKEVQLPLQGHTWKELTRLEKEEFRLRKVGSENIEKYKSDLQVEKRKLRKKQNSSDMSNAMTCFINAISSPRIERSYFLKWMRINLDNLSREKLSDLREQYKKKCQNSENKEEIKDIDRKLSNSSLGTEHFFREMGQIYEASVSLPETDPSRQQLQHLPKLCAGLLLDGFPLELVDGDASNIPLRWVSDVLSQLSDLVSPKSKILVVTVLGVQSTGKSTLLNTMFGVQFAVSSGRCTRGAFMLLIRVNEDVKKVLNCDFMVIIDTEGLKSPELAQLDDSHEHDNELATLVVGLSDITIINIAMENSTEMKDILQIVVHAFLRMKEVGKKPKCQFVHQNVSDVSAHEKNLRDRKLLLQQLNEMTQAAAKMEKKEENKSFTDVMEYSPDTGNWYIPGLWNGNPPMAPVNAGYSEAVCELKKNIIQMLGNCDSSANKISEFTEWMSSLWNAVKHENFIFSFRNSLVADAYMRLCTEFNKWEWEFKKDMYTWVTNAETRISNFGTIAVKSEIPDMTELLTCLKSEACTMLSKWETELLENLTKYFKQTEGHVYLVEGYKEDFANSSKSLRGEMERSVFNQLEAAADIRQGMVKLDSIKENHTKQLEERVCALIEECRKKKVKMTDKELDKEFDKMWTKTVKELSFSKQKASDVCTSVSYYLRANLSHKGSRACELLSQKSLQDCGLEAFKYTAEGFINRFKEFFNIQGHTVAVQKMTDSIIAACTQFISEKMERKANYHNTYTQEILHMIDERLQNNKDLKTGIDFEVSLKQHICGLAARTFQKMHEDFIHVNDPYRCLHKNKEKFRADFKDVFNERDQCQKKAEEFTNRCLKPAVEDFVNRSLGPDIIGEMLTCQQFSTRYFFQYAVLLDLLTKDDFKKYLSYICSYEDYVKEWTFDRIMEHFSDPSMVSKFEDQRLQSSIKSINDAMENAKKGKSGNLKTFVEDICKELGDKLVISQDALGAFMILNNANQEQFAHWLTQCVKDMAQALRETFKKTNIEMKLKNLHVKPQNELFTKVMGCGKQCPFCKAPCDAGGKAHTEHFASLHRSQGLGQYRFLWSGQLVTDICSSLVTSDKNFLCEATNHGSHPYKCYQEIFPDWKIPPDVSLQASDYWKYVMTKFNNEFAKEYHAQPAVIPATWKNITHKDAEASLKESFNIK; encoded by the exons ATCCCAGCCCTCCTGCGCAGATTACAGTCTATCAGGTCAACAGTGAGTCACTTTCTCTGCGTTGGGACACTCCTGCTGGTGAAGTGGAGAGCTACATTGTGACTTGTTGCAGTGAAGAGAGCTGTGTGCAAGAGCTGacgacaaacacaaacagtctgaCTTTCAGCAGCCTGAAGCCAGGGGTGTGTTACTCCCTCCAAGTTTCTGCACAGCTGAAGAATGGAAGAAGAAGCAAGCCAGTCGTAACATCTTCCCGCACTA AGACACACCTGGAGAGCTTATTGAAGGATCTGGACTTGGAGCAGCACTACAGTGATAAGTTGTCCTTGAGCACAATACTTCAGATTGATGAAAAGACCATTAGTGAAGAACTTGACCTTCCATGGTATTTTCTGAAGAAACTGATGATGGTTAATGTGACAGctagaaatgtaaaatgtacatcAGCATATGATTCAACCTGTGATGCTATGTCATGGAATACAGAGTTTGATCTTGACAATCTGGTCAACAGTCCAAATTCAGGTGACACTGTAAACCCCCTCGACATAATCAATGCTCTCTTTCTGTGTTCTGATGGTTTTGTACAGCAGGAAATGGCACTCAAAATGTCTATGTGTCAGTTTTCTGTGCCTCTGCTGCTTCCTAATTGTGACACAAAACAGTGCACACTCATGCTGTGGGCCATGAGAGACATTGTTAAAAAGTACAGACCTCAGTCCCTTTCTGAATCCAAGGGCTTCATTGAAGACAGAGTTGTTCTCTCGAATCTTCCAATGATATCTTTTGTGAGACTGGGTGAATGCTCCTTGTCCAAGTCAGAGATTCTCAATAAGCTTTTGAGCAATTCTCAGCAGTACCATGACACCTTTGTTCACCACAATATGGAGTGTGGCGACAGTCCAAGGAGAATATCCAATGGATTGGTTGAAATTACTTGGTACCTTCCTtgtggaaacaaaaacatggatCTTTTCAGTGAGCCAGTCACTGTAGCTAATCTCCGTGGGGACATAGCTTCATTTGAAACACAATACTCCTTTTTGTGTCAAACATCTGCTGCAGTTTTTGTATTCTTTGACAATTTGGACTCTGAGTACAGGCTACTGACCAACCAACACCACAAGGCACAGATCTTCTTGGTGGGCAACCATCAAAGCAAGCGGTTCAGACTAGATGCTCTGAAAAATGTAGCAACCAAGTTGGGATTGACTAAAAATCTCATATTGAAGACTAAACAGATGAACGATGCAGATTTTATCAAAAATATGCGGAAAATAGTCAGGGATGTAGTTGAGAAATCAGAGATAAAGATTCCAATAGAGCAGATGACTGACATTGCCCATGAACTGGGAATTTTGGTTGATGAAGACTCTCCAGAGTGCCAGACTGCCAAGAAAAATGCAGATGCCATCACTGCAGAAATTCAAGACACCCTTGAATACAAAGAAGTTCAGCTTCCCTTGCAAGGTCACACATGGAAGGAACTGACTCGCTTAGAGAAGGAAGAATTTCGGCTTCGAAAAGTTGGATCTGAAAACATAGAAAAGTACAAAAGTGATCTTCAGgtagagaaaagaaaacttcGGAAAAAACAGAACTCTTCTGACATGTCAAACGCTATGACATGCTTCATCAATGCAATATCAAGCCCAAGGATAGAGAGGTCCTATTTCCTGAAATGGATGCGAATTAACCTCGATAACCTGTCTCGAGAAAAACTGTCTGATCTCAGGGAGCAGTACAAaaagaaatgccaaaattctGAAAACAAAGAGGAGATTAAAGACATTGACAGAAAACTTTCCAACAGCTCACTGGGGACTGAACACTTCTTCCGTGAAATGGGTCAAATCTATGAAGCTTCAGTTTCTCTTCCAGAAACAGACCCATCACGTCAACAATTACAGCATCTTCCAAAACTCTGTGCAGGATTGTTACTTGATGGCTTTCCTCTTGAGCTTGTTGATGGAGATGCATCCAACATACCTCTCAGATGGGTGAGTGATGTTCTCTCTCAGCTCAGTGACTTGGTGTCTCCTAAGAGCAAGATATTGGTGGTCACAGTTCTTGGAGTTCAGAGCACAGGAAAGTCCACTCTCCTTAACACGATGTTTGGAGTGCAGTTTGCCGTCAGCAGTGGTCGATGCACTCGAGGTGCCTTTATGTTGCTCATCAGAGTCAATGAAGATGTCAAAAAAGTACTCAACTGTGACTTCATGGTGATCATTGACACTGAGGGTTTAAAGTCACCAGAGCTTGCACAACTGGATGATAGCCATGAGCATGACAATGAGCTTGCAACCCTCGTTGTGGGGCTGAGTGATATCACCATTATCAATATTGCAATGGAGAACTCAACAGAAATGAAGGATATCCTACAAATAGTTGTGCATGCTTTTCTCAGGATGAAAGAGGTAGGCAAAAAGCCCAAATGTCAGTTTGTTCACCAGAATGTGTCAGATGTTTCAGCCCATGAGAAGAACTTACGAGACAGGAAACTGCTCTTGCAACAGTTAAATGAGATGACCCAGGCAGCAgccaaaatggaaaagaaagaggagaacaAGAGCTTCACTGATGTGATGGAGTACAGTCCAGACACTGGGAACTGGTACATTCCTGGACTCTGGAATGGAAACCCACCAATGGCACCAGTCAATGCAGGGTACAGTGAAGCTGTATGTGAGCTCAAGAAGAACATCATCCAAATGTTGGGAAATTGTGACTCATCTGCTAACAAAATCTCTGAGTTTACAGAGTGGATGTCAAGCCTCTGGAATGCAGTAAAGCATGAAAACTTCATCTTCAGCTTCAGAAACAGCCTAGTGGCGGATGCCTACATGAGGCTTTGCACAGAATTCAACAAATGGGAATGGGAATTCAAAAAAGACATGTACACCTGGGTCACAAATGCTGAAACAAGAATTTCCAATTTTGGCACAATTGCTGTGAAATCGGAGATACCTGACATGACAGAACTTCTCACGTGTTTGAAAAGTGAAGCTTGCACAATGCTGTCGAAATGGGAGACAGAGCTTCTTGAAAATTTGACAAAGTACTTCAAGCAGACAGAGGGTCATGTCTACCTAGTTGAAGGATACAAAGAGGACTTTGCAAACAGTTCAAAGAGCCTTCGAGGAGAAATGGAAAGGTCTGTGTTTAATCAGCTCGAAGCAGCAGCTGACATCAGACAGGGTATGGTAAAGCTGGATAGCATCAAGGAGAATCACACAAAACAATtagaggagagagtgtgtgcattAATTGAAGAATGTCGGAAGAAAAAAGTCAAGATGACAGACAAAGAGCTAGACAAAGAATTTGATAAGATGTGGACTAAAACGGTCAAGGAACTATCCTTTTCTAAACAAAAGGCTTCAGATGTCTGCACTAGTGTGTCTTACTACCTGAGAGCAAATCTCTCACATAAGGGGAGTCGTGCATGTGAATTATTAAGCCAAAAAAGTCTGCAAGATTGTGGACTGGAGGCTTTTAAATATACAGCTGAAGGATTCATTAACCGATTTAAAGAGTTCTTCAACATTCAAGGTCACACAGTCGCTGTAcaaaaaatgactgacagcaTCATAGCTGCTTGCACACAGTTTATAAgtgaaaaaatggaaagaaaagctAATTACCATAACACTTATACCCAGGAGATCCTACACATGATTGATGAGAGgctgcaaaacaacaaagatctgAAGACAGGCATTGACTTTGAAGTTTCTTTAAAACAGCACATCTGTGGTTTAGCAGCcagaacatttcagaaaatgcatGAAGATTTCATACATGTGAATGATCCTTACAGATGTctgcataaaaacaaagaaaagtttcGTGCAGATTTCAAAGATGTGTTCAATGAACGAGACCAGTGCCAGAAGAAGGCAGAAGAATTCACCAACCGATGCTTGAAGCCTGCAGTCGAAGACTTTGTCAACCGCTCCTTGGGTCCTGACATCATTGGTGAAATGCTGACATGCCAACAGTTCAGCACCCGGTATTTCTTCCAGTATGCAGTTTTACTGGATTTGCTCACCAAGGATGACTTTAAAAAGTATCTGAGCTACATTTGCTCATATGAGGATTATGTAAAGGAGTGGACATTTGACCGAATAATGGAACACTTCTCTGACCCATCTATGGTGTCTAAGTTTGAAGATCAACGACTTCAGTCAAGTATCAAAAGCATAAACGATGCCAtggaaaatgccaaaaaagGAAAGAGTGGCAACTTGAAGACATTTGTTGAAGATATCTGCAAGGAACTTGGTGATAAACTGGTCATTTCCCAGGATGCTCTTGGTGCTTTCATGATCCTTAACAATGCCAACCAGGAACAGTTTGCTCACTGGCTCACACAGTGCGTGAAGGACATGGCCCAAGCTCTTagagagacatttaaaaaaacgaacattgaaatgaaactaaaaAATCTCCACGTGAAGCCTCAGAATGAACTTTTCACCAAAGTGATGGGATGTGGTAAACAGTGTCCATTCTGCAAAGCGCCTTGTGACGCAGGAGGAAAAGCACATACTGAGCACTTTGCTTCACTACATCGGTCACAGGGTCTGGGACAATACAGGTTTCTTTGGTCAGGGCAACTTGTCACTGACATATGTTCTTCTCTTGTGACCAGTGACAAGAATTTTCTATGTGAAGCCACAAATCATGGATCTCACCCTTACAAGTGTTATCAAGAAATCTTCCCAGACTGGAAAATTCCACCGGATGTAAGCCTTCAGGCATCAGACTACTGGAAATATGTAATGACAAAGTTCAACAATGAGTTTGCTAAAGAATACCATGCACAGCCTGCTGTTATTCCTGCAACCTGGAAAAATATCACACATAAGGACGCAGAAGCTAGCCTGAAAGAGTCATTTAACATTAAGTGA